In Mustelus asterias chromosome 20, sMusAst1.hap1.1, whole genome shotgun sequence, a single genomic region encodes these proteins:
- the rps21 gene encoding small ribosomal subunit protein eS21, which produces MQNDAGEFVDLYVPRKCSASNRIIGAKDHASIQINLADVDKVTGRFNGQHKTYAICGAIRRMGESDDCILRLAKNDGIVAKAV; this is translated from the exons ATGCAGAACGACGCTGGTGAATTTGTTGATCTTTATGTTCCACGTAAATG CTCTGCAAGCAACAGAATTATTGGTGCCAAGGACCATGCTTCCATTCAAATCAACCTCGCTGAT GTTGACAAAGTAACAGGAAGATTTAATGGCCAGCACAAAACCTATGCTATCTGTGGAGCTATCCGTAGGATG GGTGAATCAGACGATTGCATCTTGAGGCTGGCTAAGAATGATGGCATTGTGGCCAA aGCTGTCTAA